In the genome of Bacillota bacterium, the window GAGGTTCTAAATGGTCATCCTATCAGTCGATCCGGGTACCGCGACAACAGGATACGGCGTCGTAGAGTATCTAGGAAATCGTTTTAAGCTTAAGGACTTTGGGGTCATAACGACTGAGTCAAAAATAGCGACGGAGTTTCGTCTTCAGCAGATTTACGAACACTTAAGGAATCTTATGGTTAGGCACAGGCCCGATTGTTTTGCTGTTGAGCAACTCTTTTTCAACTCAAATACGCGAACGGCAATAGCCGTAGGTCAGGCCCGCGGTGTTTGCCTTTTAGCCGCGGCAGATGGTAAGCTGCCTGTTTACGAATATACGCCCCTTCAAGTAAAACAATCAGTGGTTGGTTATGG includes:
- the ruvC gene encoding crossover junction endodeoxyribonuclease RuvC, with translation MVILSVDPGTATTGYGVVEYLGNRFKLKDFGVITTESKIATEFRLQQIYEHLRNLMVRHRPDCFAVEQLFFNSNTRTAIAVGQARGVCLLAAADGKLPVYEYTPLQVKQSVVGYGRASKSQVQQMVKAILNLDEIPKPDDAADALAIAICHAHSYRVNDVTRRMLNDSIP